The genomic DNA AAAAAATTAGGTATTCATATTGAAATTATAAATAATAACCATTAATTTATTGCCTTACAACCTCAATTTTTATTAACAATATTCAAATTTTATAGTATAATATGTTAAGTGCGGTTAACTTACAAATGGTATAAATTCTTAAAAACTTGCACAAATTAATTAAGGTGATGAAATGCTATTAGAAAATACAACTAAGAAAAAAACAGAAAATAACAAAGAATATATCTATAGAGTAATTAAAGAAAATATTATGACATTAAACCTTAAACCAGGAGAATGTGTAAGCGAAATAGAATTGGGTCATTGTTTAAACGTCAGTAGAACTCCTATAAGAGAAGCTCTAGTTAGATTATCTGAAGAGAAATTAATTGATGTATTTCCTCAACGTGGGTCTTTTGTATCAAAAATAAATCTAAGATTAGTAGAAGAAGCTGTATTCTTAAGAATTTTATGTGAGAAAAAACTATTAGAAATAGCTTGTAACGATTCAAATTCAGATAAATTAGTTAAAGAATTAGAAAAAAATCTAGCTTATCAGAAAATAGTCATTGATTTTGAAGAAGATCACCACAAATTTTTTGATTTAGATAATCAGTTTCATTCTTTGATATTTTCATACTACAACAAGATAAATATTTGGAATAGTATTAAAAGACTAGCTACTCACTATGATAGATTAAGACTTATTGATGCTTTAGAAGTAACAAATACACCAGAGGTATTTAACCAACATAACTTAATCATAGAGACAATTAAAAATAAACAAATTGAGCATGTTGATAATCTTATTTCAAGTCATTTATCAAAATTTAAAGATGTAATCAATAAATATATCGAAAAATATCCTGAATATTTTTCATAAGAAAAAGGAAACAATCACATTTGTGAAAGTTTCCTTTTTTTATTACTTAATTATAGGTAAATAAGTTATCATCATCAATACAACTATTATTACAGCATAATATTTTACTAGATGACCCATAACATCTTCTATTTTTAAATTTCCAACTTTAACACCTACAAATAGTGTATTACCAACTGGTGGTGTTATATTTCCTATACATAGGTTAAATACAATTATAATTCCAAATTGTACTGGACTCATTCCAAAAGATTTTACTATTGGTAAGAAAATTGGAGTAAATATTAATATTGCTGGTGTTACGTCCATAAATGTTCCTACAAATAGTAGTATTAAGTTCATTAATAAAAGAATTACATATTTATTATCTGTCAATCCTAATATTAAATTTGATATTGCTTGAGGCACACCTGTAAACGCCATTACCCATGACATTATTGTAGATACACCTATTAAAAATACTATAATTCCAGTCATTTTTGCACTTTCTGCAAATATATCTACTAAACTTCTAAATGTTATAGTTCTATAAAATACCATTGAAAGAACTAATGTATACACAACTGCAACTATAGATCCTTCTGTCGGTGTAAAAATTCCTTTAATTATTCCACCAATTACTATTATAATCAGTGCTAATGACGGTAATGCATCAATAAAAGTTACTAAAACTAATTTTAATTTAAAGTTTGAGCTTCCTTTCATTCCTTTAGTTTTACAAATATAAAGTGTTAGTAACATACATCCTAATCCCCATAGTATACCTGGAATATATCCAGCCATAAATAGAGCTGCAACTGATGTTCCTCCACTTACAAGTGAATAAACAATTAAAGAGTTTGAAGGTGGTATTAAAAGTCCTGTAGGGGCACTTGCAATATTTGCTGTCGCTCCTAATTTTTTATCATATCCTTCAGCTTCTTCCATAGGAAGTAAAATTCCTCCCATAGCTGCACATGCAGCTGTTGCTGATCCTGAAATAGCTCCAAACATCATGTTAGCTAAAATATTAGTTTGCATTAATGATCCTGGAATCTTTCCTGTTAAAGATTGTGCAAAAGCCACAAGTTTCTTAGCAATTCCTCCTTGATTCATAATATTTCCAGCTAAAATGAAAAATGGAATTGCTATTAAAGTAAAGTT from Fusobacterium hominis includes the following:
- a CDS encoding TRAP transporter large permease, producing MVLTTAVIMFVVLAITLLLGFPIAISIGISSILAILPSLALDNTLVTGAQRIFSGISNFTLIAIPFFILAGNIMNQGGIAKKLVAFAQSLTGKIPGSLMQTNILANMMFGAISGSATAACAAMGGILLPMEEAEGYDKKLGATANIASAPTGLLIPPSNSLIVYSLVSGGTSVAALFMAGYIPGILWGLGCMLLTLYICKTKGMKGSSNFKLKLVLVTFIDALPSLALIIIVIGGIIKGIFTPTEGSIVAVVYTLVLSMVFYRTITFRSLVDIFAESAKMTGIIVFLIGVSTIMSWVMAFTGVPQAISNLILGLTDNKYVILLLMNLILLFVGTFMDVTPAILIFTPIFLPIVKSFGMSPVQFGIIIVFNLCIGNITPPVGNTLFVGVKVGNLKIEDVMGHLVKYYAVIIVVLMMITYLPIIK
- a CDS encoding GntR family transcriptional regulator, giving the protein MLLENTTKKKTENNKEYIYRVIKENIMTLNLKPGECVSEIELGHCLNVSRTPIREALVRLSEEKLIDVFPQRGSFVSKINLRLVEEAVFLRILCEKKLLEIACNDSNSDKLVKELEKNLAYQKIVIDFEEDHHKFFDLDNQFHSLIFSYYNKINIWNSIKRLATHYDRLRLIDALEVTNTPEVFNQHNLIIETIKNKQIEHVDNLISSHLSKFKDVINKYIEKYPEYFS